Proteins found in one Streptococcus iniae genomic segment:
- the pnp gene encoding polyribonucleotide nucleotidyltransferase → MSKQTFTTTFAGKPLVVEIGQVAKQANGATVVRYGESTVLTAAVMSKKMATGDFFPLQVNYEEKMYAAGKFPGGFMKREGRPSTDATLTARLIDRPIRPMFAEGFRNEIQVINTVLSYDENASAPMAAMFGSSLALSISDIPFNGPIAGVQVGYIDGQFIINPDKEQLEASLLELTVAGSKEAINMVESGAKELSEDIMLEALLKGHQAIQELIAFQEEIVAAVGKEKAEVELLQVNADLQAEIVAKYNADLQKAVQVEEKKAREAATEDVKEAVKAEYEERFAEDENLATIMRDVAEILEQMEHAEVRRLITEDKVRPDGRKIDEIRPLDAQIDFLPKVHGSGLFTRGQTQALSVLTLAPMGETQIIDGLDEEYKKRFLHHYNFPQYSVGETGRYGAAGRREIGHGALGERALEQVLPSLEDFPYAIRLVAEVLESNGSSSQASICAGTLALMAGGVPIKAPVAGIAMGLISDGTNYTVLTDIQGLEDHFGDMDFKVAGTREGITALQMDIKIAGITPQILEEALAQAKKARFEILDVIEETIAEPRPELAPTAPKIDTIKIDVDKIKIVIGKGGETIDKIIAETGVKIDIDDEGTVQIFSSDQAAINRTKEIIASLVREAKVGEVYHAKVVRIEKFGAFVNLFDKTDALVHISEIAWSRTANVSDVLELGEEVDVKVIKIDDKGRVDASMKALLPRPPKPEKKAPEVEAKSEDKLKED, encoded by the coding sequence ATGTCAAAACAAACATTTACAACAACTTTTGCGGGGAAACCCTTGGTTGTTGAAATTGGTCAGGTGGCAAAACAAGCAAATGGAGCAACTGTGGTTCGTTATGGCGAGTCAACAGTCTTAACAGCAGCTGTTATGTCTAAAAAGATGGCAACGGGCGATTTCTTCCCATTGCAAGTCAACTATGAAGAAAAAATGTATGCAGCAGGCAAATTCCCTGGAGGTTTCATGAAACGTGAGGGGCGTCCATCAACAGATGCAACCCTAACTGCCCGTTTAATTGACCGTCCAATTCGCCCAATGTTTGCAGAAGGATTTCGTAATGAGATTCAAGTCATTAACACCGTTCTTTCTTATGATGAAAATGCTAGCGCCCCAATGGCAGCTATGTTTGGCTCATCATTAGCCCTCTCTATTTCAGACATTCCATTTAATGGACCAATTGCTGGGGTACAAGTAGGTTACATTGATGGTCAATTTATCATCAACCCAGATAAAGAACAATTAGAAGCTTCGCTATTAGAATTAACAGTCGCTGGTAGCAAAGAAGCCATTAACATGGTTGAATCAGGAGCAAAAGAACTCTCTGAAGACATTATGCTTGAAGCCCTTCTTAAAGGACACCAAGCTATTCAAGAATTAATTGCTTTCCAAGAAGAAATTGTAGCAGCAGTTGGAAAAGAAAAAGCAGAAGTGGAATTGCTTCAAGTTAATGCTGACTTACAGGCTGAAATTGTAGCAAAATACAATGCGGATTTGCAAAAAGCTGTTCAAGTTGAAGAGAAAAAAGCACGTGAAGCAGCTACTGAAGACGTTAAAGAAGCTGTTAAAGCTGAATATGAAGAAAGATTTGCTGAGGATGAGAACCTAGCAACCATTATGCGTGATGTTGCTGAAATTCTCGAGCAAATGGAACATGCTGAGGTACGCCGTCTCATTACTGAAGACAAAGTTCGCCCAGACGGTCGTAAAATTGATGAAATTCGTCCATTGGATGCACAAATTGATTTCTTACCAAAAGTTCATGGTTCAGGACTCTTTACACGTGGTCAAACACAAGCCTTGTCAGTCTTGACCTTGGCCCCAATGGGAGAAACTCAAATCATTGATGGTTTAGATGAAGAATACAAAAAACGCTTCTTGCATCATTACAACTTCCCACAATACTCTGTTGGGGAAACAGGACGTTATGGTGCTGCTGGTCGTCGTGAAATTGGACATGGTGCACTTGGTGAACGTGCCCTTGAACAAGTTTTACCAAGCCTTGAAGACTTCCCCTATGCTATCCGTTTGGTAGCGGAAGTTTTGGAATCAAATGGTTCATCATCGCAAGCTTCAATCTGTGCAGGAACTCTGGCCTTGATGGCTGGTGGTGTGCCAATTAAAGCACCGGTAGCAGGTATTGCCATGGGACTTATTTCAGATGGGACTAATTACACTGTTTTAACAGATATTCAAGGTCTTGAAGACCACTTTGGTGACATGGACTTTAAAGTGGCTGGAACACGTGAGGGGATTACAGCACTTCAAATGGATATTAAGATTGCAGGAATCACGCCTCAAATTTTAGAAGAAGCTCTAGCTCAAGCTAAAAAAGCCCGCTTTGAAATCCTTGATGTTATTGAAGAAACAATTGCTGAACCACGCCCAGAATTAGCACCAACGGCACCGAAAATTGATACCATCAAAATTGATGTGGACAAAATTAAGATTGTCATTGGTAAAGGTGGCGAAACCATTGATAAAATTATTGCTGAAACAGGTGTTAAAATTGACATCGATGACGAAGGAACTGTTCAAATCTTCTCAAGTGATCAAGCTGCCATTAACCGTACCAAAGAAATTATTGCTAGTCTTGTTCGTGAAGCAAAAGTTGGTGAAGTTTACCATGCTAAAGTTGTTCGTATTGAAAAATTTGGAGCCTTTGTTAACCTCTTTGACAAAACAGATGCCCTTGTTCATATTTCTGAAATTGCATGGAGCCGCACTGCAAATGTGTCAGATGTTCTAGAATTAGGCGAAGAAGTTGATGTTAAAGTCATTAAAATTGATGACAAAGGCCGTGTTGATGCCTCAATGAAAGCCTTGTTGCCACGCCCACCAAAACCTGAGAAAAAAGCTCCAGAAGTGGAAGCTAAGTCAGAAGATAAACTAAAAGAAGACTAA
- a CDS encoding Mini-ribonuclease 3, whose protein sequence is MTNLDVNLINGIALAFEGDAVYSYYIRRHLIYSGQTKPSKLHHMATKYVSAKAQANLIEKLLEDQLLTEKEIDIYKRGRNTKSHTKAKNTDVVTYRMSTGFEAIMGYLDMTGEQERLEELINWCIKTVENT, encoded by the coding sequence GTGACTAATCTTGATGTCAACTTGATTAATGGCATTGCCTTAGCTTTTGAAGGAGATGCTGTTTATTCTTACTATATTCGTCGCCACTTGATTTATAGTGGGCAAACTAAACCAAGCAAGTTGCACCACATGGCAACTAAATATGTCTCAGCAAAAGCACAAGCTAACCTCATTGAAAAACTCTTAGAAGATCAGCTATTAACTGAAAAAGAAATTGATATTTATAAACGAGGACGTAACACTAAAAGCCATACCAAGGCTAAAAATACTGATGTTGTAACTTATCGTATGTCTACAGGATTTGAAGCTATCATGGGTTATCTAGACATGACAGGAGAGCAAGAACGCCTAGAAGAATTAATCAACTGGTGTATCAAAACTGTAGAAAACACTTAA
- a CDS encoding SseB family protein translates to MTLETNELDTRLRAFINAPDNFLDSLALVDALHHFPVWATKEPYAIEIEGVTVTPVFTDKDDMALFKEAQKSAQSHYWLERSAIAVLEEIITSGVSGMVFNLKTKGDFGNSTIFKSSEMIQFLNNCTTVLNTLMSDENQAADTMDKIYLVPAFIHEKEEGYYDRFFPTMSTPEGKSYIPAFSNLQSFAKWYNQKDFGGAFRKGHGLVLTWTINDIYQPRNGDNDIEDSLGVAINPFDEQQILLDWTEIEK, encoded by the coding sequence ATGACACTAGAAACAAATGAATTAGACACACGCCTTCGTGCATTTATTAATGCACCAGATAATTTTTTAGATAGCCTTGCTTTGGTTGACGCCCTTCACCACTTTCCGGTATGGGCAACCAAAGAACCCTATGCTATCGAGATTGAAGGGGTTACGGTTACCCCTGTATTTACAGATAAGGATGATATGGCCCTCTTTAAAGAGGCGCAAAAAAGTGCTCAAAGTCATTACTGGTTGGAACGCTCAGCTATTGCTGTTCTAGAAGAAATTATTACTTCAGGCGTTTCAGGTATGGTTTTCAACCTTAAGACAAAAGGTGATTTTGGCAACTCGACCATCTTCAAAAGCAGTGAAATGATTCAATTTTTGAATAACTGTACTACTGTTTTAAACACACTAATGAGTGATGAGAATCAGGCTGCTGATACTATGGATAAAATCTATCTGGTTCCAGCTTTCATTCATGAAAAAGAAGAAGGCTATTACGACCGCTTTTTCCCAACCATGTCAACACCAGAAGGGAAGTCTTATATCCCGGCCTTTTCAAATTTGCAAAGTTTTGCAAAATGGTACAATCAAAAAGATTTTGGCGGTGCTTTCCGTAAAGGTCACGGCCTGGTTTTGACTTGGACAATTAATGATATTTATCAGCCACGAAATGGTGATAATGATATTGAAGACAGTCTTGGTGTAGCCATCAATCCCTTCGATGAGCAACAAATTCTATTGGATTGGACAGAAATTGAAAAATAA
- a CDS encoding GH92 family glycosyl hydrolase translates to MSTILETIDTRLGTYNSHAFSNGNTLPLTGYPFGMTYFAPQTTDQHGNWWFNPYEPVYQGIRLTHQPSPWVGDFSQLLITPVTGTLYGHSLFHRQSSYDMDSAVFRPDLLKLYSHRFQVTSQLTPSLYGATLDVNSASAAPLSLVFHAPGWACYQLLSPNQLLITLKNASQTPSEDFAMYALLKFDDAILSCQEVIEDGARTVDTLIEGKDLHLQVTFKTSHLQCQLATSFISPKQAKKNLLEQEPFELAHQKATQKWTSLLSRVLIEDLDKADEKALFYHCLYRCLLFPQTFFEKDDKNQAIHFDPHSNSVKVGKFYTNNGYWDTFRSNYPLLSILYPDYLADFLEGILQHYQDTGFLPKWLSPNERAIMPGTLVDGVIADAVTKGLAGDITPQLFEAMLTNRQKSDPNHRFGRTGNEDYQALGYLPSKYTESVSHSLDYAYSDWCIGTVAKKLGHEDLAKEFFDKSLNYKRLFDAHSGFLRAKDSDGNFREPFNPYAWGKDYAECSAIQSTLGAYHDIEGTISLLGGKVAFTQYLLKLCQSKPLFTADNYGYEIHEMSEMAEGHFGQLALSNQPSFHIPYLFHWSQKPEYTSLLIKQLRSKLFTNTFTAFPGDEDNGSMSAWYLFSCLGFYPVCPGKATYQFGIPLFSKVRLNLPENQALTIVTQNNYDHFQFVGTVTLDSHPITELKHQELIRAKSLVFRLSLLA, encoded by the coding sequence ATGTCAACGATTTTAGAAACAATTGATACACGCTTAGGGACTTATAATTCTCATGCTTTTTCAAATGGAAATACTCTTCCTTTAACAGGGTATCCCTTTGGGATGACTTATTTTGCACCTCAAACTACTGACCAACACGGGAATTGGTGGTTTAATCCTTACGAACCTGTTTACCAAGGGATACGCCTTACCCATCAGCCCAGTCCTTGGGTAGGTGATTTCTCACAATTACTTATTACACCTGTCACTGGCACCTTATATGGACACAGTCTGTTTCATAGGCAGTCTAGTTATGACATGGATTCTGCTGTTTTTAGACCAGACCTACTTAAACTCTATTCCCATCGGTTTCAAGTCACAAGTCAGCTAACTCCCAGTCTTTACGGAGCCACTTTGGACGTGAATTCTGCTAGCGCAGCTCCTCTTAGTTTGGTGTTTCATGCTCCAGGTTGGGCTTGCTATCAACTACTAAGCCCTAATCAGCTACTTATTACCCTTAAAAATGCTAGTCAAACGCCATCTGAAGACTTTGCTATGTATGCACTACTTAAGTTCGATGATGCGATTTTGTCCTGTCAGGAAGTGATTGAAGACGGCGCAAGAACTGTTGATACTCTTATTGAAGGAAAAGATTTACATCTACAAGTGACTTTTAAGACTAGTCACTTGCAGTGCCAGTTAGCAACCTCTTTTATCAGTCCCAAACAAGCCAAGAAAAATTTACTGGAGCAAGAACCGTTTGAACTAGCCCATCAAAAGGCGACTCAAAAATGGACTAGCCTGCTGAGTCGTGTCCTTATTGAGGACCTTGATAAGGCAGATGAAAAAGCTCTTTTTTACCATTGTCTCTACAGGTGTTTACTCTTTCCTCAAACGTTTTTTGAAAAAGATGACAAGAATCAAGCTATTCATTTTGACCCCCATAGTAACAGTGTCAAAGTAGGGAAATTCTACACCAACAATGGCTATTGGGATACATTTCGTAGTAATTATCCACTGCTATCAATCCTATATCCAGATTACTTGGCTGACTTTTTAGAAGGGATTTTACAGCATTATCAAGATACTGGTTTTTTACCAAAATGGCTATCACCCAATGAGAGAGCTATCATGCCGGGAACTTTAGTTGATGGGGTAATTGCTGACGCGGTAACTAAGGGACTTGCAGGTGATATCACCCCTCAACTCTTTGAAGCCATGTTAACTAATCGTCAAAAATCCGATCCTAATCACCGATTTGGTCGCACTGGTAATGAGGATTATCAAGCACTTGGCTATTTACCAAGCAAGTATACCGAAAGTGTTAGCCATAGCCTTGATTATGCCTATAGCGACTGGTGTATTGGGACTGTTGCTAAAAAGCTAGGACATGAAGATTTAGCTAAGGAATTCTTTGACAAGAGCCTGAATTACAAAAGATTATTTGATGCTCATTCTGGATTTTTACGGGCAAAAGATAGTGATGGTAACTTTAGAGAGCCCTTTAATCCCTATGCTTGGGGGAAAGATTATGCCGAATGCTCTGCTATTCAGTCAACACTAGGCGCTTATCATGATATTGAAGGGACAATTTCTTTGTTGGGAGGAAAAGTTGCTTTCACGCAGTACCTCCTAAAACTCTGTCAAAGTAAGCCTCTTTTTACAGCCGATAACTATGGTTACGAAATCCATGAAATGAGTGAAATGGCCGAAGGCCACTTTGGTCAACTCGCCCTATCAAATCAACCAAGTTTTCACATTCCTTATTTATTTCATTGGAGCCAAAAACCAGAATACACCAGTCTCTTAATAAAACAATTACGCTCTAAACTCTTCACCAATACTTTTACAGCCTTTCCTGGTGATGAGGATAATGGCAGCATGTCAGCTTGGTATCTTTTTTCTTGCTTAGGTTTTTACCCTGTTTGTCCTGGTAAAGCCACATACCAATTTGGTATCCCTCTCTTTTCAAAGGTCAGATTAAATCTTCCTGAAAATCAAGCACTTACTATTGTCACCCAAAATAATTACGACCATTTCCAATTTGTTGGCACTGTAACTTTAGATAGCCATCCCATAACAGAACTCAAGCATCAAGAATTGATAAGAGCTAAATCATTAGTCTTTCGCCTAAGTTTGTTAGCCTGA
- the epsC gene encoding serine O-acetyltransferase EpsC yields MGWWKKSINIIKELDPAARCTSEILLTYPGLKALAAHRISHYLWKRHFYLLARMHSQFWRFWTGIEIHPGATIAAGVFIDHGAGLVIGETAIVEEGVMLYHGVTLGGTGKDKGKRHPTIRKGALISAHAQVIGPIEVGANAKVGASAVVLSDVPEDVTVVGVPAKVVRVHGQKDTIQIKTLEHIREESYYSSKL; encoded by the coding sequence ATGGGCTGGTGGAAAAAAAGCATTAACATCATCAAAGAATTGGATCCAGCAGCTCGTTGTACCAGTGAAATTCTCCTGACCTACCCAGGCTTAAAAGCCTTAGCTGCTCATCGTATTTCGCATTATCTCTGGAAACGACACTTTTATTTGCTAGCACGTATGCATAGCCAATTTTGGCGTTTTTGGACAGGTATTGAAATTCATCCAGGGGCAACAATTGCGGCGGGAGTTTTTATTGACCATGGAGCTGGTTTGGTTATTGGAGAAACAGCTATTGTTGAAGAAGGAGTCATGCTTTATCATGGGGTTACCCTAGGGGGTACAGGTAAGGACAAGGGGAAACGCCATCCAACAATCCGAAAAGGCGCTCTGATTTCAGCGCATGCGCAAGTCATTGGACCAATTGAAGTTGGTGCTAATGCCAAAGTTGGTGCTTCAGCTGTTGTTTTATCAGATGTTCCCGAAGACGTGACTGTTGTAGGTGTTCCTGCCAAAGTAGTGCGTGTTCATGGGCAAAAAGACACAATCCAAATTAAAACACTCGAGCACATTAGAGAAGAATCCTATTATTCTTCAAAATTGTGA
- the cysS gene encoding cysteine--tRNA ligase produces the protein MIKIYDTMSRSLRDFVPLVDNTVSMYVCGPTVYNYIHIGNARSSVAFDTIRRYFEYRGYKVNYISNFTDVDDKIITAAKAANLTPKALADQFIEAFKEDTGKLAVLPANQHPRVMDYMDDIISFVSILIDKGYAYESAGDVYFRVEKAEDYGKLANKTLADLEVGASGRTDQEQDLKENPLDFALWKSAKADEISWESPWSNGRPGWHIECSVMATEILGDTIDIHGGGADLEFPHHTNEIAQSEAKTGKTFANYWMHNGFVNIDNEKMSKSLGNFITVHDMLEKVDPQVLRFFLATQQYRKPINFTEKAIHDAEVNLKYLKNTSSQPLLDLNNAQEVQGFIDQFTDAMDSDFNAANGITVVYDFAKWLNSGNYSKEAKKAFEDMLAVFGIYFEEEVLDHDIENLIAERQVARANRDFARADAIRDQLAAQGIKLLDTKEGVRWTRD, from the coding sequence ATGATTAAAATTTACGACACCATGTCACGGTCTTTGCGTGACTTCGTTCCCTTAGTTGACAATACTGTGAGCATGTATGTCTGCGGTCCAACCGTCTATAATTATATTCACATTGGGAATGCACGTTCATCAGTAGCCTTTGACACTATCAGACGCTATTTTGAATACCGAGGCTACAAGGTCAATTACATTTCAAACTTCACAGACGTTGACGATAAAATAATCACTGCCGCCAAAGCTGCAAATCTAACCCCGAAGGCTTTAGCAGATCAGTTTATAGAAGCCTTTAAAGAAGACACGGGAAAATTAGCTGTTCTTCCGGCCAATCAGCATCCGCGGGTCATGGATTATATGGATGACATCATCTCTTTTGTGTCTATCTTGATTGACAAGGGCTACGCTTATGAATCAGCGGGAGATGTTTACTTCAGAGTTGAAAAGGCTGAGGATTATGGCAAATTAGCTAATAAAACGTTAGCAGATCTTGAGGTGGGAGCTTCTGGACGGACAGACCAAGAACAAGACTTAAAAGAAAATCCCTTGGACTTTGCCCTTTGGAAATCGGCGAAGGCTGATGAGATTTCATGGGAAAGCCCGTGGAGCAATGGTCGCCCGGGGTGGCACATTGAATGTTCTGTTATGGCAACTGAGATTTTGGGAGATACGATTGATATTCATGGGGGCGGAGCTGACTTAGAGTTTCCACACCATACTAATGAAATTGCCCAGTCAGAAGCTAAAACAGGAAAAACGTTTGCCAACTACTGGATGCATAATGGCTTTGTCAATATTGACAATGAAAAAATGTCTAAATCTCTTGGTAATTTTATCACTGTTCACGATATGCTTGAAAAAGTGGATCCACAGGTCTTGCGTTTCTTTCTTGCAACGCAACAATATCGTAAACCAATCAATTTTACTGAAAAAGCTATCCATGACGCTGAAGTTAACCTTAAATACCTCAAAAATACCTCTAGTCAACCTCTTTTGGACCTTAACAATGCCCAAGAAGTTCAAGGTTTTATTGACCAGTTTACAGATGCAATGGACAGTGACTTTAATGCTGCCAATGGGATTACAGTTGTTTATGACTTTGCCAAATGGTTAAACTCAGGAAATTATAGTAAAGAGGCGAAAAAGGCTTTTGAGGACATGTTAGCTGTTTTTGGAATTTATTTTGAAGAGGAAGTGCTTGATCACGATATTGAAAATCTGATTGCAGAACGTCAAGTTGCCCGTGCGAACCGAGATTTTGCCCGTGCGGATGCCATTCGTGACCAGTTGGCTGCTCAAGGCATCAAATTGCTTGATACCAAAGAGGGCGTGAGGTGGACACGTGACTAA